A part of Cryptococcus neoformans var. grubii H99 chromosome 6, complete sequence genomic DNA contains:
- a CDS encoding ATP-binding protein, whose amino-acid sequence MTTAIPSGPSRLPPHLADHLPPPSTSGDSESSAQQPAAGNGLETGLLKELARTSLVESLNNVQGAKTLILDPVLAGPLGLVTEVALLKHQAVDKMFWLERGPLNVNTRNVVWLCRPKMEFMNIIAEQIRSQQQNPSAAGPLTYTILLVPRVTELCKKVLEDQGVAGDVTLSEFNLGFIPMEDDLLSLEMEEVARDIYLNGDDTPIYSSSLALMTFQRAFGVFPRILGKGDGAKKLADLLQRHRTSGPSQYSEIEPAEKVDGLIIIDRSVDWVTPMCTQLTYEGMLDEFMGIKNSHIEVDPSLLDPNPAGTNSPSSTALPSATVTKKRKHHLTSQKDALFQDIRDRNFAVVGSRLSKLAKRLQDDRGVVKNFKSVTQMKEFVGKLGGMKGDQQALKLHTELTEILMRITQAEDFNKNLEAQQNLVAGYDISTQLSNIEDLMYQQTPWQTVLRSVILMSLTTGGIKSKNFEAFKRDFLQVYGYHHLPLLINLQSLNLLVRSPSLASQNFPALRKSLRLLVDDINDAVPNDISYVYSGYAPLSIRLVQCVTQKNAILSGSSEEGPGRQVLPKAHSISGWKGFEDVLAAIPGSTVDVKQKVERSRSDIAGPGGEQFTTTVVFFLGGCTYTEISALRWMSNQTTGRRFLVATTGIINGNSLIESFGDKMPVPLKSQG is encoded by the exons ATGACAACAGCAATCCCAAGTGGTCCTTCGCGACTACCACCGCACCTCGCTGATCATTTACCTCCGCCTTCAACTTCGGGCGACTCTGAGTCCTCGGCTCAACAACCAGCTGCCGGAAATGGCTTGGAGACCGGCCTCTTGAAAGAGTTGGCCAGAACGTCCTTGGTTGAGAGCCTCAATAAT GTCCAAGGGGCCAAAACATTGATTCTCGATCCTGTCCTGGCAGGCCCTCTCGGTCTTGTAACGGAAGTAGCTCTTCTCAAG CATCAAGCTGTGGATAAGATGTTTTGGTTGGAGCGGGGACCCTTAAACGTCAACACCCGGAACGTCGTTTGGTTGTGTCGCCCTAAAATGGAGTTCATGAACATCATTGCTG AGCAAATACGATCTCAACAGCAGAATCCCTCCGCTGCAGGACCTTTAACTTACACCATATTACTGGTGCCAAGAGTAACTGAATTGTGTAAAAAGGTATtagaagatcaaggagtGGCAGGGGATGTCACCTTATCAGAG TTTAATCTTGGTTTCATTCCTATGGAGGACGACCTACTGTCGttggaaatggaggaagtAGCTCGTGATATATATCTA AATGGGGACGATACTCCCATATACTCCTCGTCTTTAGCCCTAATGACATTTCAGCGCGCCTTTGGTGTTTTTCCGCGAATTTTGGGCAAAGGCGACGGTGCGAAG AAGCTAGCAGATCTTCTGCAAAGGCATCGTACCTCTGGCCCTTCACAATATAGCGAGATTGAGCCCGCTGAGAAAGTAGACGGCCTGATCATCATTGATCGTTCGGTAGACTGGGTGACACCAATGTGCACCCAATTAACATATGAGGGCATGCTGGACGAATTTATGGGTATAAAAAACT CCCATATCGAAGTCGACCCCTCCCTTCTTGACCCCAATCCTGCCGGTACCAATTCGCCCTCTTCTACTGCTCTGCCGTCTGCCACCGTGACAAAAAAACGAAAACACCATCTTACATCTCAAAAGGATGCTCTGTTCCAGGATATCAGAGATCGAAACTTCGCTGTTGTCGGATCAAGGCTCAGCAAATTGGCTAAACGTTTACAGGATGATCGTGGGGTTGTCAAAAATTTCAAGAGTGTAACTCAGATGAAAGAATTCGTGGGGAAGCTCGGCGGCATGAAGGGCGATCAACAGGCCTTGAAATTGC ATACCGAATTAACTGAGATTTTGATGCGGATCACTCAAGCGGAAGACTTCAATAAGAACCTTGAAGCACAACAGAACCTTGTGGCAGGCTATGACATTTCGACTCAGCTGAGCAACATTGAAGACTTGATGTATCAGCAGACCCCCTGGCAAACAGTCCTTCGCTCGGTCATCCTTATGAGCCTGACAACAGGTGGCATCAAGTCAAAGAATTTTGAGGCGTTCAAACGAGACTTTCTCCAAGTATACGGATatcaccatcttcctcttttaATTAATTTGCAgtctctcaatctccttgtTCGTTCGCCTTCACTGGCCTCGCAAAATTTCCCGGCGCTTCGGAAATCACTTCGATTGCTTGTTGATGACATCAACGATGCGGTCCCAAACGACATATCGTATGTTTACTCTGGATATGCCCCATTGTCTATCCGCCTGGTGCAATGCGTAACTCAAAAGAATGCCATCTTGTCCGGATCTTCGGAGGAAGGGCCAGGAAGACAGGTGCTGCCCAAAGCGCATAGTATATCCGGCTGGAAGGGTTTCGAGGACGTACTGGCAGCTATACCGGGTTCCACAGTGGATGTAAAGCAAAAAGTCGAACGGAGTCGGTCAGATATAGCAG GGCCTGGTGGCGAGCAGTTCACGACAACAGTTGTATTCTTCTTGGGTGGCTGCACATACACCGAAATATCTGCTTTGCGATGGATGTCAAACCAAACCACAGGTCGCCGATTCCTTGTCGCTACTACAGGCATTATCAATGGCAACTCT CTCATTGAAAGCTTTGGAGACAAGATGCCTGTCCCATTAAAATCACAAGGCTAG
- a CDS encoding polyphosphoinositide phosphatase, protein MDRKEEGRQTKEDATANALNSLSKFTLFRTKTRLYVIASTDNIHRVLKIDRTDLNALNVVEDSTSYDEMELHQLLRMVKDGNKSQGGLDKVMDFYGLIGFIRFTASWYMVLMTKRSEVGLLGGHYIYHCDDTTLYPIGPKVEKSAQETKMINTFNLVDLSKNFYFSYSYDLTNTLQTNLTVSANNRRWNTRFMWNHHLLSPAFDLDEPRGRSRWIIPLIHGFVDQAKIHVFSRTVYLTLIARRSRHYAGARFLTRGANEHGHVANEVETEQIVSEPLSTSFGQHDSSRSEQLISDFSAGCGGYTSFVQYRGSIPVMWHQESNQMTPRPPIEITIKDPFYTPAAKHFDDLLGRYGAPIYILNLIKSRESVPRESKLLFEYGQCVKYLNQFLPEGKKMEYIAWDMSQAAKSGQQDVIGVLEDICEESLQATNFFHGGPARNVVGAGPCRDHPLLQHGILRVNCVDCLDRTNAAQFAIAKRALGHQLYALGFLATPYLEFSCDAVDVLTEMYHDHGDTLAWQYTGSALVNRVDTYRRTKATQWSSHSRDILENIRRFYNNSMLDGDKQSAINLFLGVHPSVPTYDLTRPNYRQWYHPSHLEDPKADDLAPINQVYAEYYKPDKMSEFSNMYAFNMNSTSRFHAKSRYDKVSSPFEPREQSSHNSVPNARRIAPRWATVAETSGSPHQLSSSPDRPVRPKTIQFESPPSAIELFIRSLYDPQDLPERILSYEFYTHYTESEGIDMVCEEQDLEMYRMVARMQDGGDEEELLHGTEMNMKLRMNDLPGDSGELAVESRQRLSKDMSTKDKQIIERYINMLSVPLSTGGEYSF, encoded by the exons ATGGACCGCAAAGAGGAGGGTCGGCaaacgaaagaagatgccACAGCAAATGCACTCAATTCACTTTCTAAATTCACTTTGTTTCGGACGAAAAC ACGTCTCTACGTGATTGCATCAACCGATAATATCCATCGTGTCCTAAAGATTGACCGCACAGATCTCAACGCTCTCAATGTGGTTGAAGATTCGACGTCCTATGATGAAATGGAGTTACATCAACTTTTGAGGATGGTCAAGGATGGGAACAAAAGCCAAGGTGGTTTGGATAAGGTTATGGATTTTTA TGGGCTCATTGGATTCATTCGGTTCACAGCCTCTTGGTATATGGTTCTCATGACTAAGAGGTCCGAGGTTGGACTGTTAGGTGGCCATTATA TCTATCACTGTGACGATACTACG CTCTATCCTATTGGTCCTAAGGTTGAAAAATCCGCACAGGAAACTAA GATGATTAATACGTTTAACCTCGTCGACCTTTCCAAGAACTTCTATTTCTC GTACTCCTATGATCTGACCAACACTCTTCAAACGAACCTGACAGTATCTGCAAATAATCGCCGTTGGAATACACGTTTTATGTGGAACCATCATCTCTTATCACCCGCGTTCGACCTTGATGAACCACGGGGCAGGAGTAGATGGATAATACCTCTCATACATGGGTTTGTGGACCAAGCGA AAATTCATGTATTCTCGCGAACCGTTTACCTCACGCTTATTGCAAGGAGATCCCGACATTATGCTGGAGCTCGATTCCTTACCAGAGGAGCCAACGAGCAT GGCCATGTCGCAAATGAGGTTGAGACTGAACAAAT CGTTTCTGAGCCCCTTTCAACCTCGTTTGGGCAGCACGACAGCTCTAGGTCTGAGCAACTCATCTCAGACTTCAGTGCTGGTTGTGGGGGCTATACCAGTTTTGTGCAGTACAGGGGAAGTATTCCAGTGATGTGGCACCAGGAATCAAATCAAATGACGCCGAGACCACCCATAGAGA TCACAATCAAGGACCCCTTTTACACTCCTGCTGCGAAGCATTTTGACGACTTACTGGGCCGGTATGGTGCCCCGATATACATTTTAAACCTTATAAAATCCCGGGAATCTGTTCCTCGTGAAAGCAAACTGCTTTTTGAGTACGGACAATGTGTCAAATATTTGAACCAATTCCTGccagaaggaaagaaaatggaATATATCGCTTGGGATATGTCACAGGCAGCTAAAAG TGGGCAACAAGATGTCATAGGGGTCCTCGAAGACATCTGCGAGGAGAGCCTTCAGGCCACCAATTTCTTTCATGGTGGGCCAGCCCGAAATGTCGTCGG TGCTGGGCCGTGTCGAGATCATCCACTTCTACAACATGGAATTCTAAGGGTAAATTGTGTTGACTGTCTAGACAGAACAAATGCTGCCCAATTCGCCATCGCTAAACGAGCTTTGGGTCACCAATTGTATGCTCTAGGGTTTCTCGCAACCCCCTATCTTGAGTTCTCGTGCGATGCAGTCGATGTCCTGACGGAGATGtatcatgatcatggaGACA CTCTGGCTTGGCAGTACACCGGCAGTGCATTGGTCAACCGAGTAGACACGTACAGGAGGACGAAGGCGACTCAGTGGAGTAGTCACTCACGAGATATACTTGAAAACATCAGGCGTTTCTATAATAACTCTATGCTGG ACGGTGACAAGCAGTCTGCCATAAATCTATTC CTCGGCGTTCACCCCTCGGTACCCACGTACGACCTCACGCGCCCAAATTATCGGCAATGGTACCATCCCTCTCACTTAGAGGACCCAAAAGCGGACGATTTGGCTCCCATCAATCAAGTGTACGCTGAATATTATAAGCCTGATAAAATGTCGGAATTCAGTAACATGTACGCTTT CAATATGAATTCTACCTCAAGATTTCATGC GAAATCAAGGTACGACAAAGTGTCGAGCCCGTTCGAGCCTCGTGAGCAATCCAGCCATAATTCTGTCCCAAA CGCTCGTCGCATCGCCCCTAGGTGGGCCACCGTAGCCGAGACATCTGGATCACCACATCAACTTTCGTCGTCTCCAGACCGACCTGTTAGGCCCAAAACGATCCAGTTCGAATCTCCCCCATCTGCCATCGAGTTATTCATCAGATCCCTGTATGACCCTCAAGATCTGCCTGAGCGGATATTGAGTTATGAATTTTACACTCATTACACCGAGTCAGAGGGCATCGATATGGTCTGCGAGGAGCAGGATCTGGAGATGTACCGCATGGTAGCCAGAATGCAAGACGGaggagacgaagaggagctTTTACACGGCACCGAAATGAACATGAAGTTGAGAATGAACGATCTCCCTGGAGATAGCGGAGAATTGGCTGTGGAAAGCCGTCAGCGACTGTCGAAGGACATGTCCACAAAAGACAAGCAAATTATAGAGAGGTACATCAACATGCTTAGTGTACCGCTTTCTACCGGAGGCGAATATAGCTTTTAA